From the genome of Triticum aestivum cultivar Chinese Spring chromosome 1A, IWGSC CS RefSeq v2.1, whole genome shotgun sequence:
GAAAAGCAAGACAAGGCAAGGCAAGGCAAAGCAAAACTTCGCCACGCTTCGAGTCGCCTCCCCCGCCCCCACGGCAAGAGACGCCCGCGGCCGCTCGGACGGCGACGGCCACGCTCGCCGACGGGGCACTACCACGACGCGACGCGCCTCCCGTCCGGGGCGGTGGAAAATGAAACGATCGCGAGGCCGGTGCGTAGACCGACGACGGTGCGTCGAAGGCTCGGGATGGCGCGCCGAGCACGGCCGGTGTTGACGTCGCGATCGGTACTGGCGTTGGTGGTGGTAGAGTCGTGGTGCCGTAAACCTCGACGACCTCGACGACCGACCGCTGCGTCATGTATTCAGAGGTACGGTCGCCTACGACTCTGGCGACGATTTCAACAGGGGTGACGACGCAGACGCAGTGCATGTGTGGACTTGTGGTACTGCACTCGGGTAACAATTATTTCAGCAGACAATGACTGATGAGAGACGTTTGCACAGTTATTCTGCTTGTCCTCCCTATGGTATCAAATCTCCGAGAAGCATGAAAAAGATCTAGAGCCTTCGTTCAAATTTCTGAAACGTAACCATCCCATCACGGTTTCATAATCACTGTGTTTGCAGTTGCACAGGACAACTGGAACTGGCACTCACCTATATGCTGGTTCACGTCAGTCAGTAGACTCCGCGTATCTCTATCGAGCTACACCCAGGCTTCATTAGCTTCCGCACGACCTTGTCCTAGTTCATGGCAGCGGCATACAGATTTGAGACCAAGCAAAGACGGAGCTGGTGGACAACGGACAGGTTGTGTCGCGAGACACCATTCACCAGTAATCGCCACAGGAGCAGGCTCCGTCCTTGAAATGGTGGAAGCGTTTGGCGTCTCGCACCACGATTTCCCTGTCGGCGATCTTCGACATGTACTTGATGGCGTCATGGCAGTCGCCGCAGACCCTGAGGTTCTTTATGACCACGAGCCTCGTCCCTGGGCTCGTGTTCAGCAGCCCAAAGGCGATGGTGTTAGGGTACTGGTACATACTCTCTCGATCTATTACATGCACAGGGGAATTCGAGATACAAGTGCGAATTACAAGCTCTGGCTAGAGTACAGGAATGGAGAGCGAGAGAAAGAAGGAAAGGAAGCCGCCGCCACCGTTCGTGATCCACTGGATACCCTCTTCGTTGCTTCCTCTCCACTTACTTATAGCTGGCAACGATTCAACGGGTGcacagcccagcccagcccatATGCTGTCCACGGATGGGCTGGCCGGTTNNNNNNNNNNGTTGGAGCATTTCGTCGAACAGGAGAAAGGCGTCATGCCGATGTAGACAGGGGACGCTCTGCGGGAGACAACAAGGACCTCATGGACCTTGTTGGTGGGGAAGGAGACGCTTGAGAGGACGGCAAGCTCGAGGGCGACGTCTGGAGTGGCCGCCACAAGTGTGTACTCGTCCGGTCCTGCAACAACGACGCCGCGGGTGCTGTCGGCGACGGACTTCCGTGACGGAACCTGGACGTGGAGCGGCGGGTTGATGCTGCCCATCACAGGAATGGTGAGGGCGCCGAACTTGTCGCTGAGGTCGACGACGGACTCGTGGTAGACGGTGGTGACCTTGTCGACGCTGTTGGTGGCGACAACTTGGTTCAAGCCATCCGTCGAACAGGTGATGTGCGCCATCACGATGCAAGCAGGGGGCGCGTCGTGGATGACCTCGAGCACTTCCTGGGGCTTGGTGGTGGAGCCGGAGACGTCGGGGACGGGCGTAGGTGAGGCGTCCGTCGTGGTTGAGGCCGCCGGATCGACAAGCGAGGTGACCACGGGAGGGTCACCCACTGATGCAATACCCAACACTGAGCTCATCTCGTCTGCCTGAGCACATAACCTCTCCAGATACCACAACAAAGGCGATGGTGTTAGGGTACTGGTACATACTCTCTCGATCTATTACATGCACAGGGGAATTCGAGATACAAGTGCGAATTACAAGCTCTGGCTAGAGTACAGGAATGGAGAGCGAGAGAAAGAAGGAAAGGAAGCCGCCGCCACCGTTCGTGATCCACTGGATACCCTCCTCGTTGCTTCCTCTCCACTTACTTATAGCTGGCAACGATTCAACGGGTGcacagcccagcccagcccatATGCTGTCCACGGATGGGCTGGCCGGTTAGGAGGGCTCCTAACATCCCCCCCCCTTCTTGAAAtgcggcttgcccccaagccgctGTCCCGAAGAGCTCGCCAGGATCCCATGGTGCTTGAAGATCATCAATCATGTTGGAGTCGCCATGGTAGTTGTCGCAGTAGTAACCATTGTTGAGGTGGACTTGAACGAGCTTGAAGAAGCGGTCGTAGTCAACGGTGGTAGCCGAAGCCGGGGTGGATTTCGACGAGGTCGCAGCAGTAGTTGTGGCCAAGGTAGGCCCCCCCCGGAGGATGTATAAGACTTGAAAGGCTCACACCACCTTGATCCCACAAAACTTGTTGTACCTTGAATCCATCGGAGTCCATGTAGTAGCCGAAATGAAATGTAGTGGCATGGACGAGGTAGGCCGCAGTTAAGATGATGACACACTTTCCTCCTTCGAAGACCACTAGCTGAGCCAATTCGGGTAACAACGGCCATGCCATCCCTCCAGGATCCCAAGATATGTCCAACAGGTAGATGCCCTGGTCAGATCCAATCACATCCATAGCATAATTGAGCATATAATCTGAACTGAGCCACAACAGAGAGCAACAATTGTTAGAAACATCAAGCCGCGAATTCGGAATGTCGAGGTGCTGGTCCAGAACTAGCATAATGTCCAGGTGCTGCCACTGTATTGAAATGTTCATGTGTCGCCTTGTGTCTGGCATTTTGTCAGTCCTAGGGAAAGGTAATTGGGGAAAGAACTGCCGCTCAAAATGTGTGAATGTATATCTGCAGGAAGGCCATGGTTGCAGCTTGACTGAAGGAACTAGAAAAATATGCAATATTCTGAACTTCGCAAGCACACCACGATCTTTTGTTTGATCTGGTCGATGCCGCAGCTCATAATCAATGTCAGCAGAAGATAGTAGAACCAAGCACCGCATCATCACCTTCAGACAAATTGGAAACAAGCAATCACTTTTTGCAATCTGAGAGAAGCGCTGGCTGGACTCCGCAATGATACACATAACATGCCATTGTGAACCGCTACTAGAAGTAAGAAACCCTGTGGTTATTCTGAACAAATAACCCCCTGGATTCCAAGGGAACAAGCATAATGTAGAATCTGAATCAAACTGCCTGAATGAACACAGCTCGCGGAAATTAGCTTTTACTAGCAGTGGCCATTCCCCTCGTAGCTCAAGATTAACTTGTCTCAAATAGTCCTCAAGCAAGTAAATAACAGTAGCACAGCCTAGTTCATATGGCCCAATTTGCATGAACTGAAGAAAAAATTTGTTCGAACATCCTGCGCTTAGAGCGCCTATTTCCTGCATGTTCTGAAATAGATGTGCAGCCATAGAACAGATAAGTAGACGCCATACCACAACACCCAGGTTCAGATCACCCATAAATTGCATTATCGGCTGACTCAGGACTGGCATATCTCTCAGCGCCATGGGGATCCAACAAGCCAACTTCTCATAAGTACATGGTTTCAGTCGCGCACTTGGCAAATGCCTCAAGGATGCTCTCCAAGAATTCAGATCATGAGATAAATACTGCATCGCATATGTAACCTGCGGTAGCAGCCCTGTATGCTTCAGAATCACTTCTTCAGGAGAGGAAGCAAATGACGACCATGGCATAAGACAAGGCCTGCTAGTAGATGTTTTCCTCTTGGAACTAAgtggccatgcaactttccattggaAATGTTTAGAGCAATTAGGGAAAACAGACAGAGTGTTGAATTTCACTCTCTTTGATCCAGCCTCACAACAATTGCTTGGCTCAGCGGAAACCAAGAAAGTGTGCTGCCCTTGTTCAGTGATGTTAGCTAGATCAAAAGATAGCACTGGCTCACACTGTATTAACTGAAAACCAAAAAAGCTCGTCGTGTTCCAAGCACTGTGTTTCTTCGCACGCCGAAACTGATGTACAGCCATAGGAGCAAGACCAGGATGATGCATTCCCAGAGCAAGAATAATACTGCATGTACAGCGTTCCGAAGGCCACTGTTTACTGTAAGAAAATAGCTTGGCGTGCTTACGGTGACATGAACCAACATTGTTCTGTTGCAAAGACCATAAGCACAAGGGCTCGATAGAGGTTATCCGGATGCATTGTACATTGTAATTGCCCACAAGTTCTCCAGCGTGACATGATTCCATAGGAAAGGTGCTACTAATCATATCAAGCAATTGGACAAACTGGAATGGATGTGCCCTGAATGTCCATGTATGAAGGCCATAAACAGAAGTAGTCACCGAGAAGTTCCAATGGGCAACACTAGAATGACAGACCTCTGATGGCACACTGACTGCAAATGATGGCCATGGCATCGGCCGTAGCAGCAGGCCTTGGTGGCTTGGGTGCGGCGAGATGTCCAAGTCATGCTTCCGGAACGGCTGCATCGAATTGACAGTCTTGGTAGCAGGATAAACGAGGTCGGCGACGAGCTCATGTGTGGCTGCTGGGAGTAGCGATGCCGTCGTGACTGGAGATGGGAACGAAGTGGCACCAACTTGGTTGGAGCATTTCGTCGAACAGGAGAAAGGCGTCATGCCGATGTAGACAGGGGACGCTCTGCGGGAGACAACAAGGACCTCATGGACCTTGTTGGTGGGGAAGGAGACGCTTGAGAGGACGGCAAGCTCGAGGGCGACGTCTGGAGTGGCCGCCACAAGTGTGTACTCGTCCGGTCCTGCAACAACGACGCCGCGGGTGCTGTCGGCGACGGACTTCCGTGACGGAACCTGGACGTGGAGCGGCGGGTTGATGCTGCCCATCACAGGAATGGTGAGGGCGCCGAACTTGTCGCTGAGGTCGACGACGGACTCGTGGTAGACGGTGGTGACCTTGTCGACGCTGTTGGTGGCGACAACTTGGTTCAAGCCATCCGTCGAACAGGTGATGTGCGCCATCACGATGCAAGCAGGGGGCGCGTCGTGGATGACCTCGAGCACTTCCTGGGGCTTGGTGGTGGAGCCGGAGACGTCGGGGACGGGCGTAGGTGAGGCGTCCGTCGTGGTTGAGGCCGCCGGATCGACAAGCGAGGTGACCACGGGAGGGTCACCCACTGATGCAATACCCAACACTGAGCTCATCTCGTCTGCCTGAGCACATAACCTCTCCAGATACCACAACAACTGCTCCTTGGCAGACATGGCATCCCACTCTGATGGTTTGACAGCGGGCATGGCGTCGTCGCCGGTGGAACGGAGGAATCGGGTGTGGACGAAAAAAATTGGGGAAAATTGAGGAGTGGAAGGGTGGTGGCCTGGCTCTGAATACCAGATGTTAGGGTACTGGTAGATACTCTCTCGATCTATTACATGCACAGGGGAATTCGAGATACAAGTGCGAATTACAAGCTCTGGCTAGAGTACAGGAATGGAGAGCGAgagaaagaagaaggaaaggaagccgccgccgccgttcgtgaTCCACTGGATACCCTCCTCGTTGCCAACGATTCAACGTGTGcacagcccagcccagcccatATGCTGTCCACGGATGGGCTGGCCGGTTAGGAGGGCTCCTAACAGATGGCCAGCCTCTCGCTGTGGCGGCTGAGAAGCTGCTCCTTGACGCCTTCCTCGAGGTCATGGTACACAAACTCCGTCTTCGGGACGTAGCCTATCTTCCTCATCTCGGAGTCGAGCTTGGAGATCATCCGCAGAATCTGTCTATGCTGAGGATGGCTCTGATCTTCCATGACGAATGTATGCAGTGCTCCGCGTATCTCTATTGAGCTACACCCGGGCACCTTCTTGCTGCCATGGTCCTTCATTAGCTTGCGCACTTCCCTGACCTTGTCCCAGTTCTTGGCAGCGGCGTAAAGATTTGAGACCAAAGCAAGGACGCCGACATCCCCAGGTTGCAGTTCAAGGATCTTCTCTGCTGTGCTCTCCCCAAGTTCCAGCTTCTTGTTATTCAGACAGCCTGAAAGCAGAGCGACCAAAATTGAGATGGTTGGTCTGGTGTGCATTGATGCCAGAAGGTCATTGGCCTCTTCAACCAGACCAGAACGAGCCAAGAGATCCACTATAGACACCAAGTGTTTCTCGGCAGGTTCAATTCCGTAATCATTAACCATGCAATCGAACCAGAATTTCCCTTCTTCTACGAGACCGGAGTGGCTGAGAGCCGACAAAAGAGAAGCAAATGTGGCGTGATCAGGTCTCTCTTTGTTTTTCTTCATTTCCTGGAACAAGGAGAGGGCATCACGGCCTCGTCCATGAGCACCAAAGCATGCAATCATCACATTCCACGAAATCAAGTCTCTCGAGACAACCTTATCGAAAAGCATTTGGGCGCTTGCGAGGGAGCCGCATTTTGAGTACATATCAATGACTGCTGTACCTACCATGCGATCGAGCTCGAGGCTCCTCAAGATGAAACCATGTATTGACTTCCCTAGCTTCAAGAGTCCAAGATCCGAACAAGCTAATAGTGCACCAACAACTGGCCCTGAATTGGGCTGAAAACCAGATACCTGCATCTGTCTGAACAAGCCAAGTGCCTCATCCGCATTCCCATACTGAGCAAGCTGTGAGATCAGTGCGCTCCACGACACATCATTCCTGTGCGGCATCAGCTCAAACACCCGGCGCGCCTGATCAAACAGTCCATTCTTTGCATACATGTCCACAAGGCTTGTCGAGATGACAACGTCCATCCGCATAGCATGCCGCAACAAGTACCCATGAACCGAGGCCCCCATCCGGACATGCCCTGTTGCTGCACAAGCCTGCATAACCCCGACAATAACCACCTCGTCTCCCTCCAGACCGTCCTCCCTCATCCTCATATACATCTCGATCGCCTGAACCGGCTGCCCCGCGTTCACGAATCCGGTAACCATGGTGCTCCAGGTGACGCGGTCCCTCTTCCGCATTCGGTCGAGCACCTTGACGGCGTCGTCCATGGCGCCCCATTTTGCGTACAAGTTTAGCAGCGACGAGCACACGAAGATGTCGTTCCTGTACCCTGCCTTGGACGCGCGGTCCCTGACGACCTCCCCGGCGGCGAGGTCCCCGAGGCGCGCGCACGCGGAGAGCGCGAGCGTGAAGGTGGTGCTGTCGGGGCGCACGGCGGCCGGGAGAGCGCGGAAGACGCGCAGCGCCTCGTCCGGGGAGGCCCCGCGGGAATGCGCCGCGAGGAGGGCGTTCCACGCGGCGATGGAGGAGGGCGACGTGGGCGCGGTGGCGAGCGTGGactcggcggcggcgaggtcgccggcgcgggCGTAAGCGGTGGCGAGGCAGGAGGAAAGAATGTGgtgggaggaggcggaggaggagacgATCAGGAGGGCGTGGAGGCGGGTGAGTGTCCGGAGCGCCGCGCAGGACGAGAGGAGCCGGCGGAGACGGCGCGGGTCGTCGAGCAAGGAGAAGGGGTGCATCGAAGATTAGCATCTGGAACAGAAGTGTGGCAACCGGAGGAAAACAGCTTCAGGGAAACTGAACGGAAAAACTAGTCTGCCGCGCTGCTCGTGATATCCTTTTTTTTGCTTCCGGATGGAGGATGATCCCGGACTCTGCATAAATGGCAATGCGGgcagtcattttattaattattcatcaaAATTTTACAATCACAAAGTAATATATTAATAAGTCCGAAACCACATCTCAACAACATATGTCGCTACCCATATCAATTTGTTAAAGAGATGCAGATTGTCTGAGCCACATACCCAAACTTTATAACAAAGCCTAACATTTAAAACCGAAGGGTCCAACCAAACCGCATTACCGTGTCTAGGGCACACATCAGTCTGGCACACTCTCAATGGTCGTCACTTGCGCACATTGCAGAGGCCGCTGCCACcatcttccaccgatccatcttcaCAGCAAgtactgacgcatcgaccttgcTAAGCCTAACTGTTGTTggcgccaccatgacgccaaaATGCTCCAAAATCATGCGCTCGTCCATTAACACACATCAACCACCGAGACCCGCCGTCGATGACGCGGTAGAAACCATGCCGCTCCACCACCTGTCCATTCGAGTCGGTACCTGCTCCAAAATGATGCCTCCAGCAAGGAGCGTGGCGCCGGACGTTGCCATCGTCCGGTCCAGGAATACAGATCTAGGATTTCCCCCGGAATAGGCTGAAAGGAGCGACGTGAATTGCTATGATGTTGccttctgatgtctactacgcaattttattcttgtagactcgtattgggcctccaagcgcggagttttgtaggacagtagcaattttccctcaaatggatggcctaaggtttatcaatccgtgtgagatgtaggatgaagatggtctctctcaaacatccctgcaatcaaatacaagatatctcttatatccccaacacacctaatacaatgacAATTTGTATACGTGCACTatttcagtgaagagatggtgataaaagtgtaatatggatagtagatattgatttttgtaataagaacaataaaaatagcaaggtagcaactGATAAAagggagcacaaacggtattgcaatgcttgaaaatgaggcctgtggtccgtactttcgctagtgcaatctctcaacaatactaacataattggatcatataaccatccatcaaagtgcgatgaagaaccACTCCAGAGTTCCTATctggcggagaacataagaagaaatcgtttgtaggatacgaaaccacctcaaaactattctttctgatcgatctatccaagagttcgtactaaaataacaccaaataatttcagattcataatactcaatcgaacacaaagaacctcaaagagtgccccgagatttctaccggagaaacaaagacaagaacgtgcatcaatccctatgcatagattaccccaatgtcatctcAGGAATTCACGAGCTGAGTgctaaaacatatatcaagtgaatcaatacgataccccattgtcaccacgagtattcatatgcaagacatatatcaagtgctctcaaatccataaaagtattttatctgataaaacgaaatctcaaagggaaaactcaactcctcacaacaagatagagaggggaaaacatcatatgatccaactatactaacaaagcctgcgatatgtcaagatcgtgacatctcaagaacacgagataaaaagattaaacacatagctgctggtacgaaccctcagccccgagggtggactactccctcctcatcatggtggccatcgggatgatgaagatgaccaccggtgatgattccccctcaggcggagtgccggaacagggtctcgattggttttcgttggctacagaggcctgcggcgacgaaacttctgatctaggttaaccccaagggttttcagaatatttgggaatttatagggtaaagagggggtgtgggaggccaccgaggtgggaacaacccacctgggcacacctgggcccccaggcgcgcccttgtgggttgtgcccccctcagggcacccccccaggtgctgctctggcccattagaagtgttctggtccataaaaaacatCAAAaggtttcacggtgtttggactccgtttgatattgatttcctacgatgtaaaaaacaagcaaaaaacagcaactggtactaggcactgggtcaataggttagtcccaaaaatgatataaagttgctacaaaatgattgtaaaatatccaaaaatgataatataacagcacgaatactttataaattatagatacattggaggcgtatcaCCTTCGATAAGGTAACGCCACCATCGCCCGTCATGATCGTAGTCGAGGCTCAGACTTTCACGGGTAGTCTTGTCGCTCCAAACTCGCCATCGGATAGATCTGACGACAGATCTGCCATC
Proteins encoded in this window:
- the LOC123051224 gene encoding uncharacterized protein, with amino-acid sequence MPAVKPSEWDAMSAKEQLLWYLERLCAQADEMSSVLGIASVGDPPVVTSLVDPAASTTTDASPTPVPDVSGSTTKPQEVLEVIHDAPPACIVMAHITCSTDGLNQVVATNSVDKVTTVYHESVVDLSDKFGALTIPVMGSINPPLHVQVPSRKSVADSTRGVVVAGPDEYTLVAATPDVALELAVLSSVSFPTNKVHEVLVVSRRASPVYIGMTPFSCSTKCSNQVGATSFPSPVTTASLLPAATHELVADLVYPATKTVNSMQPFRKHDLDISPHPSHQGLLLRPMPWPSFAVSVPSEVCHSSVAHWNFSVTTSVYGLHTWTFRAHPFQFVQLLDMISSTFPMESCHAGELVGNYNVQCIRITSIEPLCLWSLQQNNVGSCHRKHAKLFSYSKQWPSERCTCSIILALGMHHPGLAPMAVHQFRRAKKHSAWNTTSFFGFQLIQCEPVLSFDLANITEQGQHTFLVSAEPSNCCEAGSKRVKFNTLSVFPNCSKHFQWKVAWPLSSKRKTSTSRPCLMPWSSFASSPEEVILKHTGLLPQVTYAMQYLSHDLNSWRASLRHLPSARLKPCTYEKLACWIPMALRDMPVLSQPIMQFMGDLNLGVVVWRLLICSMAAHLFQNMQEIGALSAGCSNKFFLQFMQIGPYELGCATVIYLLEDYLRQVNLELRGEWPLLVKANFRELCSFRQFDSDSTLCLFPWNPGGYLFRITTGFLTSSSGSQWHVMCIIAESSQRFSQIAKSDCLFPICLKVMMRCLVLLSSADIDYELRHRPDQTKDRGVLAKFRILHIFLVPSVKLQPWPSCRYTFTHFERQFFPQLPFPRTDKMPDTRRHMNISIQWQHLDIMLVLDQHLDIPNSRLDVSNNCCSLLWLSSDYMLNYAMDVIGSDQGIYLLDISWDPGGMAWPLLPELAQLVVFEGGKCVIILTAAYLVHATTFHFGYYMDSDGFKVQQVLWDQGGVSLSSLIHPPGGAYLGHNYCCDLVEIHPGFGYHR